Proteins found in one Streptococcus iniae genomic segment:
- a CDS encoding serine hydrolase — MKKLLAVMLMTFFLSPIIVISTEEKPEFPKEVIHELNQSALSKVTYYDVIPQNPNVYYETYSYLDADLNQLGHLISPNTAFSISKLMINSSGKAIFQLTDGTYIEANKTIIYDDVLKNQMPVDLNFWTKAHFLAYNQPFVKGILPKETDIKAYDEVHASRLVQTQQGNYYYINNKVWISETDLSLSDNRMSKVQDMLTQKYNKSNYSIFVKQLDTQAVAGINADQLMYSASIAKLATLYYVQDKINNGQLAADKKLNYSDQVHHFDGAYDGSGSGKISKEADHKDYSVDELLKAVSQHSDNVATNILGYYIANKYDQKFYAHINAIAGMKWNMESRMLSSHAAANLMEAIYYQNGQIISYLSATDFDDNRISKNISVPVAHKIGDAYENRHDVAIIYGKSPYILSVFTDNASYEDITQISDDVYSILK, encoded by the coding sequence GTGAAAAAATTATTAGCAGTTATGTTAATGACGTTTTTCTTGTCTCCTATTATTGTCATTAGTACAGAGGAAAAACCAGAATTTCCAAAAGAAGTGATTCATGAACTTAATCAATCAGCTCTTTCTAAAGTCACTTATTATGATGTCATTCCTCAAAATCCTAACGTTTACTATGAAACTTATAGTTATTTAGATGCCGATTTAAATCAGTTAGGTCATCTTATTTCACCAAATACAGCATTTAGCATCAGTAAGTTAATGATTAACAGTTCAGGAAAAGCTATTTTTCAATTAACAGATGGCACTTACATTGAAGCTAATAAAACTATTATTTATGATGATGTCTTAAAAAATCAAATGCCTGTAGATTTGAATTTTTGGACAAAAGCACATTTCTTAGCCTATAATCAACCTTTTGTAAAAGGAATTCTTCCTAAAGAAACTGATATAAAAGCCTATGATGAGGTCCATGCAAGTCGACTTGTTCAAACCCAACAAGGGAATTATTATTATATTAATAATAAGGTTTGGATTTCTGAAACAGATTTATCACTTTCAGATAATCGTATGTCAAAAGTTCAAGACATGTTAACTCAAAAATACAATAAATCCAACTATTCTATTTTTGTAAAACAATTAGATACACAGGCAGTTGCAGGTATTAATGCCGATCAATTAATGTATTCAGCAAGTATTGCTAAATTAGCAACTCTTTATTATGTTCAAGACAAAATTAATAATGGGCAATTAGCTGCAGATAAGAAATTAAATTATAGTGATCAGGTTCATCATTTTGATGGGGCTTATGATGGTTCTGGAAGTGGTAAAATCAGCAAAGAAGCCGATCATAAAGATTATAGTGTAGATGAGTTATTAAAAGCAGTGTCTCAACATTCAGATAATGTTGCAACAAATATTTTAGGTTACTATATTGCTAATAAATATGACCAAAAATTTTATGCTCATATTAATGCCATTGCAGGAATGAAATGGAATATGGAAAGTCGTATGTTATCATCACACGCAGCAGCAAATCTAATGGAAGCTATTTATTATCAAAATGGACAAATCATTTCTTATTTGTCAGCAACTGATTTTGATGATAATCGTATTTCAAAAAACATTTCAGTACCAGTCGCTCATAAAATTGGTGACGCTTATGAAAATAGGCATGATGTTGCTATTATTTATGGGAAGTCGCCATATATCCTATCAGTTTTTACAGATAATGCATCTTATGAGGATATTACTCAAATTTCAGATGATGTATACTCAATCCTAAAATAA
- a CDS encoding SP_0009 family protein, translating to MMEDIIQKVELFLAHSDDKLEELQEKNQLIKEDFQRKD from the coding sequence ATGATGGAAGATATTATTCAAAAAGTAGAATTATTTTTGGCGCATTCAGATGATAAATTGGAAGAGTTACAGGAAAAAAATCAATTGATTAAGGAAGATTTCCAACGGAAAGATTAA
- the pth gene encoding aminoacyl-tRNA hydrolase: MVKMIVGLGNPGSKYDNTKHNIGFTAIDQMAKKHGINFTEEKNFKALIGSTFINHEKIYLVKPITFMNNSGISVKALLTYYNISVNDMIIIYDDLDMEVGKIRFRQKGSAGGHNGIKSIIAHIGTQEFDRIKIGIGRPKQGMTVINHVLGKFDSDDSITIALTLEKVSDAVAFYLQENNFEKTMQKYNG, from the coding sequence ATGGTAAAAATGATTGTTGGTCTTGGAAATCCAGGATCAAAATATGATAATACAAAACATAATATAGGATTTACGGCTATTGATCAAATGGCTAAAAAGCATGGAATTAACTTTACTGAGGAAAAAAATTTTAAAGCACTTATTGGATCAACATTTATTAATCACGAAAAAATTTATTTGGTCAAACCTATTACTTTTATGAATAATAGTGGTATTTCTGTAAAAGCATTATTAACTTATTACAATATTTCTGTGAATGATATGATTATTATTTATGATGATTTAGATATGGAAGTTGGTAAAATAAGGTTTAGACAAAAAGGATCCGCAGGTGGGCATAATGGTATTAAATCGATTATTGCACATATTGGAACCCAGGAATTTGATCGTATTAAAATTGGAATAGGTCGACCAAAGCAAGGAATGACAGTTATTAATCATGTTCTAGGAAAATTTGATAGTGATGATAGCATTACCATCGCTTTAACTTTAGAAAAAGTTAGTGATGCTGTAGCATTTTATTTACAAGAAAACAACTTTGAAAAGACCATGCAAAAATATAATGGGTAA
- a CDS encoding oligosaccharide flippase family protein — MRLKNEKIQETTKVSSLLIVLSGLVSKILAALYKIPYQNLVGDRGVYAYQQVYPLLAIISALSLTALPNVIASIAQKNSQKDLEILFKIQFYVSTGLSILLLIFSYSLANLLGSIYLTPSIIMTALVLVTVPFISFYRGMAQANADMLPTAISQVLEQIIRVTIIILSALLFYFCDWTVYFTANVAASGNLVASVCVLIYLIKKSSYSAKSMMTVKKLSFGQMHGIGLSTILFIFYSIYLLLFQFLDSIFVKNSLVLSGFSQITAEASKGIYDRGQPLIQFGLIFSTALFTSYLPKLTKLFYENTSNYQEESQSFFEFIFYFNLTLTIGFGSILHLMNHFLFENNKGFLALEIYLTIIVLSSLIQYFHQKAFIETKFKASFLFLVIGLALKMILTPFLTYHFGIIGSSLSTVVPLVIVLFCYLKNSQITVTVFTNIKYYFSIAMMLLMVYLVQIIIPSHSRVTALITLVIAAFLGMVVFLSLCHQLMVFDQKLWYYLPLHKEK, encoded by the coding sequence GTGAGATTAAAGAACGAAAAAATACAGGAGACAACTAAAGTATCCAGTTTACTTATTGTATTAAGTGGGCTAGTCTCTAAAATTTTAGCAGCCTTGTATAAAATACCCTATCAAAACTTAGTTGGTGATAGGGGGGTTTATGCTTACCAGCAAGTCTATCCACTCTTAGCTATTATCAGTGCACTTAGTTTAACAGCCTTGCCTAATGTAATAGCAAGCATTGCTCAAAAAAATAGCCAAAAAGATTTGGAAATTCTATTTAAAATCCAGTTTTACGTCAGTACCGGCTTATCAATTTTATTATTAATTTTCTCATATTCTCTTGCTAACTTACTTGGTAGTATTTACCTGACACCAAGTATTATAATGACAGCACTTGTTTTAGTAACAGTTCCTTTTATTTCTTTTTATAGAGGAATGGCACAAGCAAATGCTGATATGTTACCAACAGCTATTAGTCAAGTTTTGGAACAAATCATTAGAGTGACTATTATTATTTTATCTGCCTTATTGTTTTATTTTTGTGATTGGACTGTTTATTTCACAGCTAATGTGGCAGCTAGTGGAAATTTAGTTGCAAGTGTTTGTGTGCTAATCTACTTGATTAAGAAATCATCATATTCAGCGAAAAGTATGATGACTGTGAAGAAATTGTCATTTGGACAAATGCATGGCATTGGTTTATCAACAATTTTATTTATTTTTTATTCTATCTATCTTTTACTTTTTCAATTTCTTGATTCTATTTTTGTCAAAAATAGTTTAGTCTTAAGTGGTTTTTCACAAATTACTGCGGAAGCAAGTAAGGGAATTTATGATAGGGGGCAACCATTGATCCAGTTTGGATTAATTTTTTCAACAGCCTTATTCACATCCTATTTACCAAAATTAACAAAATTATTCTATGAGAATACATCAAATTATCAAGAAGAAAGTCAGTCTTTTTTTGAATTTATTTTCTATTTCAATCTGACCTTAACAATTGGTTTTGGCAGTATTTTACACTTAATGAATCACTTTTTATTTGAAAATAATAAAGGTTTTTTAGCTCTTGAAATTTATTTGACCATCATTGTATTGTCAAGTTTAATTCAATATTTTCATCAAAAAGCTTTTATCGAAACAAAATTTAAGGCTTCTTTTCTATTTTTAGTTATAGGTTTAGCATTAAAAATGATTTTAACACCTTTTTTAACCTATCATTTCGGCATTATAGGAAGTTCATTATCAACGGTGGTGCCACTTGTTATCGTTTTGTTTTGTTATCTAAAAAATAGTCAGATAACAGTAACAGTTTTTACTAATATCAAATACTACTTTAGTATAGCAATGATGCTATTAATGGTTTATCTTGTCCAAATTATTATTCCCAGTCATAGTAGAGTGACTGCCCTTATAACATTAGTGATAGCAGCATTTTTAGGAATGGTAGTCTTTCTAAGTTTATGTCATCAATTAATGGTTTTTGATCAGAAATTATGGTACTATCTACCATTACACAAAGAAAAATGA
- a CDS encoding DUF951 domain-containing protein: MYDLGSLVEMKKPHACTVKSTGKKANEWKIIRVGADIKLQCTNCDHIIMMSRYDFERKLKKVLQS; the protein is encoded by the coding sequence ATGTATGATTTAGGTTCTCTCGTAGAGATGAAAAAACCACATGCTTGCACCGTAAAATCAACAGGTAAAAAAGCAAATGAATGGAAAATTATCAGAGTTGGTGCTGATATAAAATTACAGTGTACAAATTGTGACCATATTATTATGATGAGTCGCTATGATTTTGAACGAAAACTAAAAAAAGTGTTGCAGTCTTAA
- the ychF gene encoding redox-regulated ATPase YchF — protein MALTAGIVGLPNVGKSTLFNAITKAGAEAANYPFATIDPNVGMVEVPDERLNKLTELITPKKTVPTTFEFTDIAGIVKGASKGEGLGNKFLANIREVDAIVHVVRAFDDENVMREQGREDAFVDPMADIDTINLELILADLESINKRYARVEKMARTQKDKESVAEFAVLEKIKPVLEDGKSARTINFTDEEEKVVKQLFLLTTKPVLYVANVDEDKVADPDDIDYVNIIRDFAATENAEVVVISARAEEEISELDDEEDKAEFLEAIGLTESGVDKLTRAAYHLLGLGTYFTAGVKEVRAWTFKRGIKAPQAAGIIHSDFERGFIRAVTMSYDDLIKYGSEKAVKEAGRLREEGKEYVVQDGDIMEFRFNV, from the coding sequence ATGGCTTTGACAGCTGGGATTGTCGGTTTACCAAATGTTGGTAAATCAACTTTATTTAATGCAATTACAAAAGCAGGTGCAGAGGCTGCTAACTATCCTTTTGCAACAATTGATCCAAATGTTGGTATGGTTGAGGTACCAGATGAGCGATTAAATAAATTAACAGAGCTAATCACTCCTAAAAAAACAGTTCCAACAACTTTTGAATTTACAGATATTGCTGGAATTGTAAAAGGCGCTTCAAAAGGTGAAGGTCTTGGAAATAAGTTCTTGGCTAATATTCGAGAAGTGGATGCTATTGTTCATGTGGTTCGTGCCTTTGATGATGAAAATGTTATGCGTGAACAAGGTCGTGAGGATGCTTTTGTTGATCCTATGGCTGATATTGATACTATCAATTTGGAATTAATTCTAGCAGATTTAGAATCAATTAATAAACGTTATGCACGTGTTGAAAAAATGGCACGTACACAAAAAGATAAAGAGTCAGTAGCAGAATTTGCTGTGCTTGAAAAAATTAAACCTGTTTTAGAAGATGGAAAATCAGCCAGAACAATTAATTTTACAGATGAAGAAGAAAAAGTTGTGAAACAATTATTCTTGTTAACAACAAAACCAGTTCTTTATGTAGCAAATGTTGATGAAGATAAAGTAGCTGATCCAGATGATATTGATTATGTTAATATCATTCGTGACTTTGCTGCAACAGAAAATGCAGAAGTTGTTGTTATTTCAGCGCGTGCAGAAGAAGAAATTTCAGAATTAGACGATGAAGAAGATAAAGCTGAATTTTTAGAAGCTATCGGTTTAACAGAATCAGGCGTTGATAAATTAACACGCGCAGCTTATCATTTATTAGGTTTAGGCACTTACTTTACTGCAGGTGTCAAAGAAGTTCGCGCATGGACATTTAAACGTGGCATTAAAGCTCCACAAGCAGCTGGTATTATTCATTCAGATTTTGAACGAGGTTTTATTCGTGCCGTAACCATGAGTTATGATGACTTGATTAAATATGGAAGTGAAAAAGCTGTTAAAGAAGCTGGACGTTTAAGAGAAGAAGGAAAAGAATATGTTGTTCAAGATGGCGACATTATGGAGTTCCGATTTAACGTATAA
- the mfd gene encoding transcription-repair coupling factor, producing the protein MNSLELFSQNKTIQSWIAGSETLARQLVMGLSGSSKAMAIASQYISQENKVIVVTASQNEAEKLAADLSALIGEENVYQFFSDDVAAAEFIFSSLDKAISRIEAIQFLNNTSCSGILITSVIGLRTLLPNPKVFKENQLTFAIGSEYDLETLVKQLSILGYQKVSQVTNPGEYSRRGDILDIYEITEELPFRIEFFGDEVDGIRTFDSETQKSLTEKNKILIGPASDLILEPIDLNRGSDKLESLLSPLSLEAKAYISDIIAVSRDGFKHKDIRKFLSLYYEKEWTLLDYIPKGTPLIFDDFQKIMDKNANFDLEVANLLTADLQNHKAVSSLHYFAENYRQFRAYQPASFFSNFHKGLGNIKFDKMHQLTQYAMQEFYNQFPLLLDEIRRYQKSQATVIIQVESHHAFENLQKHLEEYNTDFPLVSANAIEAKKTQIIIGNVSSGFYFSDEKIAFITEHEIYHKKVKRRVRKSTISNAERLKNYNELSKGDFVVHNVHGIGQFLGIETIQINGIHRDYVTIQYQNSDRISLPVEQIESLSKYVSADGKTPKINKLNDGRFQKTKQKVTKQVEDIADDLLKLYAERSQLKGFQFSPDDNLQAAFEEDFAFIETEDQLRSVKEIKQDMESHHPMDRLLVGDVGFGKTEVAMRAAFKAVNDNKQVAILVPTTVLAQQHYENFKERFENYPIEIDVLSRFRSKKEQTESLEKLKKGQVDIIIGTHRLLSKDVHFSDLGLIIIDEEQRFGVKHKEKLKELKAKVDVLTLTATPIPRTLHMSMLGIRDLSVIETPPTNRYPVQTYVLETNPGIVREAIIREIDRGGQVFYVYNKVDTIDKKVSELQELVPEASIGFVHGQMSEIQLENTLIDFINGDYDVLVATTIIETGVDISNVNTLFIENADHMGLSTLYQLRGRVGRSNRIAYAYLMYRPDKVLSEISEKRLEAIKGFTELGSGFKIAMRDLSIRGAGNILGASQSGFIDSVGFEMYSQLLEQAIANKQGKTIIRKKGNCEINLQIDAYLSEDYIKDERQKIEIYKRIREFENREDYRQLQEELVDRFGDYPDQVAYLIEIGLLKYYMDNAFAELAERKDKQLLVRFEKVSLSYYLTQDYFEALSKTQLKARISENNGKIDIIFDIRNKKDYEILEELVIFGEKLSEIKERKNTGDN; encoded by the coding sequence ATGAATAGTTTAGAATTATTTAGTCAGAATAAAACCATTCAATCTTGGATTGCAGGAAGTGAAACACTTGCAAGACAATTAGTAATGGGATTATCTGGATCAAGCAAAGCTATGGCTATAGCTTCACAATATATTAGTCAAGAAAATAAAGTAATTGTTGTTACAGCCAGTCAAAATGAAGCTGAAAAATTAGCTGCGGACTTATCAGCATTAATTGGTGAAGAAAATGTCTATCAATTTTTCTCAGATGATGTTGCTGCTGCAGAATTTATTTTCTCATCCTTAGATAAGGCTATTTCAAGAATTGAAGCCATTCAATTTTTAAATAATACGAGTTGTAGTGGTATTTTAATTACAAGTGTTATTGGATTACGAACCTTACTTCCAAATCCAAAAGTTTTTAAAGAAAATCAACTGACATTTGCTATTGGTAGTGAATATGATTTAGAAACACTTGTTAAGCAACTGTCTATTTTAGGTTATCAAAAAGTTTCACAAGTTACCAATCCAGGTGAATATAGTAGGAGAGGTGATATTTTAGATATCTATGAAATCACTGAAGAACTTCCATTTCGAATTGAATTTTTTGGTGATGAAGTTGATGGTATTAGAACATTTGATAGTGAAACTCAAAAATCATTAACTGAAAAAAATAAAATTCTTATTGGTCCTGCTAGTGACCTTATTTTAGAACCAATAGATTTAAATCGTGGTAGTGATAAACTCGAAAGTCTATTAAGTCCTTTAAGTTTAGAAGCTAAGGCTTATATTTCAGACATTATTGCAGTTTCACGAGATGGGTTTAAACATAAAGATATTCGAAAATTTTTATCATTGTACTATGAGAAAGAATGGACCTTATTGGATTATATTCCAAAAGGAACACCATTAATTTTTGATGATTTTCAAAAAATAATGGATAAGAATGCTAATTTTGATTTAGAAGTTGCTAATTTATTAACAGCTGATTTACAAAATCATAAAGCAGTCTCAAGTTTGCATTATTTTGCTGAGAACTATCGTCAGTTTAGAGCTTATCAACCAGCAAGTTTCTTCTCAAATTTTCATAAGGGTCTAGGAAATATCAAGTTTGATAAAATGCATCAGTTGACACAATATGCGATGCAGGAATTTTATAATCAATTTCCACTCTTATTAGATGAAATCAGACGTTATCAAAAATCACAAGCTACTGTGATTATTCAAGTTGAATCTCATCATGCCTTTGAAAATCTGCAAAAGCATTTAGAAGAATACAATACTGATTTTCCACTTGTTTCAGCCAATGCTATTGAAGCTAAAAAAACACAAATCATTATTGGAAATGTGTCTAGTGGTTTTTATTTTTCTGATGAGAAAATTGCTTTTATCACAGAACACGAAATTTATCATAAAAAAGTTAAAAGACGAGTTCGAAAATCAACTATTAGTAATGCTGAACGTCTTAAAAATTATAATGAATTATCAAAAGGTGATTTTGTTGTTCATAATGTTCATGGTATTGGCCAATTTTTAGGCATTGAAACCATTCAAATTAATGGTATTCATAGAGATTATGTTACAATTCAGTATCAAAATTCTGATCGTATTTCACTACCTGTTGAACAAATTGAAAGTTTATCAAAATATGTTTCAGCAGATGGTAAAACACCAAAAATTAATAAATTAAATGACGGTCGTTTCCAAAAAACAAAACAAAAAGTTACCAAACAAGTTGAAGATATAGCAGACGATTTGTTAAAACTTTATGCTGAAAGAAGTCAATTAAAAGGATTTCAATTTTCTCCGGATGATAATCTTCAAGCAGCCTTTGAAGAAGACTTTGCTTTTATTGAAACAGAGGATCAATTACGGTCCGTTAAGGAAATTAAGCAGGATATGGAAAGTCATCATCCTATGGATCGTCTTTTAGTTGGAGATGTTGGATTTGGTAAAACGGAAGTTGCGATGAGAGCAGCATTCAAAGCCGTTAATGATAACAAACAAGTTGCTATTTTAGTACCAACAACTGTCTTAGCGCAGCAACACTATGAAAACTTTAAAGAGCGCTTTGAAAATTATCCTATTGAAATTGATGTGCTCAGTCGATTTAGAAGTAAAAAAGAACAGACTGAAAGTCTTGAAAAATTGAAAAAAGGTCAAGTTGATATTATTATTGGGACGCATAGACTTTTATCAAAAGATGTTCATTTTTCAGATTTAGGCTTAATTATCATTGATGAAGAACAACGATTTGGTGTTAAACATAAAGAAAAATTAAAAGAATTAAAGGCTAAGGTAGATGTTCTTACTTTAACGGCTACACCTATTCCAAGAACATTACATATGTCAATGTTAGGAATTCGTGATTTATCTGTGATTGAAACCCCACCTACCAATCGTTATCCTGTTCAAACCTATGTGTTAGAGACTAATCCTGGAATTGTGAGGGAAGCTATTATTAGGGAAATAGACCGTGGTGGTCAAGTTTTCTATGTTTATAATAAAGTTGATACGATTGATAAAAAAGTTTCAGAGCTACAAGAGTTAGTTCCAGAAGCTTCAATTGGATTTGTTCATGGTCAAATGAGTGAAATTCAATTGGAAAATACCCTGATTGATTTTATTAATGGAGATTATGATGTTCTAGTAGCAACTACGATTATTGAAACAGGTGTTGATATTTCAAATGTAAATACTTTATTTATTGAAAATGCTGATCATATGGGACTTTCAACTTTATACCAATTAAGAGGTCGTGTTGGTCGTTCAAATAGGATTGCTTACGCTTATCTCATGTATCGACCTGATAAAGTTCTTTCAGAAATATCTGAAAAAAGATTAGAAGCTATCAAAGGGTTTACAGAATTGGGATCTGGATTTAAAATAGCTATGCGCGATTTATCTATTCGTGGCGCAGGTAATATACTTGGTGCCTCACAAAGTGGTTTTATAGATTCAGTCGGTTTTGAAATGTATTCACAATTGTTAGAACAAGCTATTGCTAATAAACAAGGCAAGACAATAATTAGGAAAAAAGGAAATTGTGAAATTAATTTACAAATTGATGCCTATTTATCTGAAGATTACATCAAAGATGAACGTCAGAAAATTGAAATTTACAAACGTATCCGTGAATTTGAAAATCGTGAAGATTATAGACAATTACAAGAAGAATTAGTGGATCGTTTTGGTGATTATCCAGATCAAGTAGCCTATCTTATTGAAATTGGTTTATTAAAATACTATATGGATAATGCTTTTGCTGAATTAGCAGAACGTAAAGATAAGCAATTATTAGTACGTTTTGAAAAGGTATCTCTGAGCTATTATTTAACACAAGATTATTTTGAAGCTTTGTCAAAAACACAATTAAAAGCAAGAATCAGTGAAAATAATGGAAAAATTGATATTATTTTTGATATCAGAAATAAAAAAGACTATGAAATCTTAGAGGAATTAGTTATTTTTGGAGAAAAATTGAGTGAGATTAAAGAACGAAAAAATACAGGAGACAACTAA
- a CDS encoding FtsB family cell division protein, producing MKKPSIVQLNNQYINDENIKKRFEVEENQKKNRFMGWILIIIMFLFILPTYNLVQSYVGLEKQHKQVIKLQKEYQNLENSTKKEKELAKQLKDNDYVKKYARAKYYLSREGEVIYPIPGLLPK from the coding sequence ATGAAGAAGCCTAGTATTGTTCAATTAAATAATCAATACATCAATGATGAAAATATCAAAAAACGCTTTGAAGTTGAGGAAAATCAAAAGAAAAACCGTTTTATGGGATGGATTTTGATTATTATCATGTTTTTATTTATTTTACCAACCTATAATTTGGTTCAAAGTTATGTTGGTCTAGAAAAACAACATAAACAAGTCATCAAACTGCAAAAAGAATACCAAAATTTAGAAAATAGTACGAAAAAAGAAAAAGAATTAGCTAAGCAATTAAAAGACAATGATTATGTTAAAAAATATGCGCGTGCTAAATACTATCTTTCACGAGAAGGAGAGGTTATCTATCCTATTCCAGGATTATTACCAAAATAA
- a CDS encoding RNA-binding S4 domain-containing protein, producing the protein MRLDKYLKVSRIIKRRPVAKEVADKGRIKVNGVLAKSSTDLKINDEVEIRFGNKLLTVRVLEMKDSTKKEDAVKMYDIIRETRIESHEEA; encoded by the coding sequence ATGAGACTAGATAAATATTTAAAAGTATCACGCATTATAAAAAGACGTCCAGTAGCCAAAGAAGTTGCTGATAAAGGTCGTATTAAAGTTAATGGTGTATTGGCTAAGAGTTCCACAGATTTAAAAATCAATGATGAAGTTGAAATTCGTTTTGGCAATAAATTGCTGACAGTCCGTGTACTTGAAATGAAAGATAGTACTAAAAAGGAAGATGCTGTCAAAATGTATGACATTATTAGAGAAACAAGGATAGAAAGTCATGAAGAAGCCTAG
- the dnaN gene encoding DNA polymerase III subunit beta, whose amino-acid sequence MIQFLINRSLFMQALNATKRAISTKNAIPILSTIKIDVNQADITLTGSNGQISIENTIPVSNENAGLLITSTGSVLLEANFFINIISSLPDISLEFKEIEQHQVVLTSGKSEITLKGKDVEQYPRLQEVSTDNPLILETKLLKSIIAETAFAASLQESRPILTGVHMILSQNNQFKAVATDSHRMSQRLLTLEKSASDFDVVIPSKSLREFSSVFTDDIETVEIFFSPSQILFRSEHISFYTRLLEGNYPDTDRLLMNQFETEVVFNTQSLRHAMERAHLISNATQNGTVKLEIAENAITAHVNSPEVGKVNEELEIVEKSGEHLIISFNPTYLIEALKALKSDTVRIRFISPVRPFTLTPGDDEEGFIQLITPVRTN is encoded by the coding sequence ATGATTCAATTTTTAATAAATCGTTCCCTTTTTATGCAAGCTTTAAATGCAACTAAAAGAGCTATTAGTACTAAAAACGCTATTCCTATTCTTTCAACTATAAAAATTGATGTTAATCAAGCTGACATTACTTTAACAGGATCTAATGGTCAAATTTCTATTGAAAATACTATTCCTGTTTCAAATGAAAATGCGGGACTATTGATTACATCAACTGGTTCAGTTTTACTAGAGGCAAACTTCTTTATTAATATTATTTCTAGCTTACCAGATATTAGTTTAGAATTTAAAGAAATAGAACAACACCAAGTTGTTTTAACATCAGGAAAATCTGAAATTACCTTAAAAGGAAAAGATGTTGAACAATACCCCCGTCTTCAGGAAGTGTCCACAGATAATCCTCTTATTCTTGAAACAAAATTATTGAAATCTATTATTGCTGAAACAGCATTTGCAGCAAGTTTACAAGAAAGCCGTCCAATTCTTACTGGTGTTCATATGATTTTGAGTCAAAATAATCAGTTTAAAGCGGTAGCTACAGACTCACACCGTATGAGTCAACGGTTATTAACTCTTGAAAAATCTGCTAGTGATTTTGATGTGGTTATTCCAAGTAAATCACTTCGTGAATTTTCATCAGTTTTTACTGATGATATTGAAACCGTTGAAATTTTCTTTTCTCCAAGTCAAATTTTATTTAGAAGTGAACATATTTCATTCTATACAAGACTTCTTGAAGGAAATTATCCTGATACAGACCGTCTATTAATGAATCAATTTGAAACAGAAGTTGTTTTTAATACACAATCCTTACGCCATGCAATGGAACGTGCACATTTGATTTCAAATGCTACACAAAATGGAACCGTTAAACTTGAAATTGCTGAAAATGCTATTACAGCACATGTTAATTCGCCAGAGGTTGGTAAAGTTAATGAAGAACTTGAAATTGTAGAAAAATCAGGTGAGCATTTAATCATTTCATTTAACCCAACTTATTTGATTGAAGCATTAAAAGCATTGAAGAGTGATACAGTTAGAATTCGTTTTATTTCTCCAGTTCGACCATTTACACTAACTCCAGGAGATGATGAAGAAGGATTTATCCAATTAATCACACCTGTCCGTACAAACTAA